The sequence below is a genomic window from Trichosurus vulpecula isolate mTriVul1 chromosome 5, mTriVul1.pri, whole genome shotgun sequence.
AGATAATCAAATCCCTCCCTTTCAGCAGTTCCCCACTCACtccttagctttctttttttcattcctccaaACTAATCCATCTATGATAACCTTGTGTCAAAGCAACTATTTATGGATGACATGAATAGAGAAGCCAGAAGAGGCCTATGGAGGGATTAATGTTTTGATTCAAGTCCTGGGGAATGATCTAAATTGTACTGTATATGTCAAACTTTAAAGTTGTTGCATATTAACAACAGTAAGCCAATAGTATTGCCAGGAAAACAACCTAATGGGAAGAGAAAACAAGAGGgaaatgtaaagtgttttgtctTTTGcatgagatggggagaaaaataaataacttgcACTATAGACAAGGAAGTGTGTTCAAACAAATGCATATTTTGCAGTCTTTATTAATTGTGTGTAGCCTTTAAGGGCCCACCGTATACAGAGCACCTTTCCTGGTTGCTGGCCACAGAAGTCAATCAGATATCACCCCTGCCCAGAAAGGACTCACAGTCTAACAAGATAAGCAatccaaatatctttttttttcagttaaacaaacatttatttctacatgatattttattttccccaattgaaTTTTCAAAcagatttttaacatttttagtgtTTTAATGAGAATTATTACTAATTATTCCATCAACCATGGCCTGCAGTAAGAAGAAACCATCCCAAGGGAACACAGTGCCACACAGTCCTCCTGTGTTCCCGCTACCCTAACCCTGAAGCTTTCCCCAAAATAGATTTATTCTCCCCTTCTAGTCCCCAAAGGTATAGCACCACAAATTCTCTTAGCTATGGAGATCTATAGGATGTTCAGGATTGGACAATTAGAATAGAATATTATAAGACTCATTTTTTCTTCATAGACGAAACAAAAAATTTCTTTCTAGCCTGCTTATCTGTGCAGCAGCTTCACTGGCAAATGACAAAGACACTAACTAGAGAACACATTGGCTGTGATAAACTTCAGTGCAAAGGGCAACAGGACACTCAGCTGTTCTCAAAGAAAAACCATGGCACATATCAGCAAAGGGCTTGGAGTTTCCAAAGCTAagaatttgtgccttgatctggACTTGTACCCTTCAGTATATGCTTTCGGTGATGATAACCTAAAAGATTTAGTGATTTAAACCAAGGAAGCAGAATCTGGTACCATGGCCAACCATGGCAAGGCCACCCAAAGGATAGGGGAGGGTCACATGGAGGGCAAGATTACAGTATACCACATTACCCATAGAAAACTTCACAAAAGTGATATAAATATGTCTTCAATGACATACATGATTGTGAGACATAAGGCCAGGTTACCATGGTCTAGAACATAACATagaaatgttaatttgtagttttctaagtcaatatgtggcccttAGGGattagtttctatttgagtttgatactactgGTCTAGAGTTTGGAATTTCTTCTTCCAGACACTTTGAGAAAAACCACAGATAGCTATGTTGAATGGCATAGATGGTATTTTGCCTGGAATCAGGTGGTATAGATTGGATGACTTCCAATGTCTTTCTAACACTAGGGGTAGCTGATGTTAGGTCATTCATAAGGCTGCACTCAGAATACTGTAATCGGTTCTTGCCATTAGGCAGACAGCGTTGTTTAATAGGGAAAGAACAGGACCTTCCAAAGTCAAGAGATGTAAAGCCTAGCTTTTTCTCAACTCTTATCTGCTGTTGTTCTTCATTCAGTGGATCCAAGATTAATTAAAGGATCATGTTGTTCTCAGAGTCCCTTATATAGCCAATAGTGGACATCTGCTTAACTTGCAAATTACATAGAGAGAATCAAAAATGTCACAAAGAAGTGATACAGATActgatatgtatatgtacatatatacacaagtaaGCACATATTATATAGCATGTACCCACACTCTGGTTTCAGTTCCCATCTAATTCCTCATGGCCTCTTTCTTTAACTGATAGACTCAAAGCAGAAAACAGGAAGAATAATTGCTATTCAGAGAATGTGGCAAAGGAAAATGCCCTTTTCTGATTAGATGACTTGACTTCTTTGCTTCTCCATCTCTGAATTGACATTAAGAAGTCTTGCTATTTCtcagtaataatagctgacatttatatatagctttgaCATTTGCAAAGGGTTTTGTCcatgtaatttcatttgatccctactCTCTTATATGGTGAGTACTattaataccttcattttatagacgagaaaatggaggcttaagtgacttgtccaaggtcaaatagccGATAAGTGCCTTTCACAGGattaacccaggtcttttgattccaagtccagcactctatcttccATGTCATATTGGCCCCTCTGCAAGGACAACACTCTCCAGAGCTGgcactttgtattttttaaagaagaaaagtatTTGGAGGCTATGTTATCTggataaaaattatgaaatttaatttaaaaagaatccaAATTAGTCATTTATGTGTGCCATACTATACATCTACATAGTTAACTATGTGAGTTTCCATTATGAGTTTTGGCATCATCAAGACAACCACAGTTAACTGTTATTGACCTAAAGGGATgtattcatgatagaaaatattCAATCCCAGATTGACTTTCCCTGAGGCTTAGTGGGCTGCTGCTTGCCACTGTCAGTCAGCATGTGTTGAGAACTACAAACTCATTCTAATATTTAGCCCTAAAACTCTGAGTGGAaaagtaacttttttaaaaattaagcttttCTTTAACCCACCTGTTCTTACAAGcttttttcccatctcttttctttccttcactgCCAAACATATTAAGATATATTCATTACCTCTACTTTATCACcacttttattatctttttatcaCACAGCTTCTgagatatgtatgcatatatttgtatctatacctaaattatgtgtatgtgcatatatatttatgtatgacacatatatatgacacatacatgcataaattCATGAAATCCTCAATGAATTTCAAGCCAGGCATATTCTACTGGGTTTATCAAATTAAGATGCAAATTTCCAGAAGTCTCACTCATTAAAATGGTCTCTTTTGCTGATATTCACATCTTTTATGTGAATTTTAGGGTTTTCTCTACTCATTTTAATCTATTAATGTGGATAATTGATCATTTGCATAAACCCAAGGAGAAATGATGATTTTAAGCAAGGTGCCGCAGATTTATATAGAATATGTGAGTGGAGGAAGGTCTTTAAAATGTCATTGAATGATGCCATCTAAGCTGCTTTTGCCTCTAGGTGCTGTCAAATGGTGGAAGATAGTAAGCTTCTTTTCTCATTGGTCTctatgatgagccagcaaagtgCTTATTTAAAGTATCTGTTAAAGTACCTTATTTTCTTTCACTCTTCTCCCATTCCCTTCACTTTCCACACACAACTGACTCAAGGTGAAAATTCTGTTCCCATTTAAAGAACAACATAAattcactatttttaaaaataattcataatcCTTGTACCCTGTACCCTGCCACCACCTTTTGCAGAAACAAACTCCCAAATGGTGAGTcttctaaaatatatttccattttaccaaATCCTGAAGGCACCCAGGAACGACAGGAAATCAAATCTTCTACCCTCAATTGCTATCCGAAGGCAAATTAAGTGTATTGCAGTTTGCAGTGAATGCTTTTATAATGTGCCTCTCATGTCCAACAATGAGTCTAGCCTGGAGAAGGAATGGGTGGGATGTATGAAAAGACTGTTtcactagaaagaaaaaatcatacaAAATAGAACAGGATATCACAGAAAATTTATCTTATTCAAGGGGAGAGAAGTAAGGGACAACACTGGGTTAGTTcaaagagagctggccttgatgcccggaagacctgggttcaagtcctgcctctgacatatgctagttgtatgaccctggggaagtcacttaacctccgtttgcctcagtttcttcatctgtaaaatggggataataatagtacctatctcccaggactattgtgagaattaaatgagataataattgtaaagtgtttagcacagtgcctggcacatagtaagcattatataaatgctagctattaatattattattattgtttaacctctcagtaccccattctgctagagaaggaaatggtaaatactctagtacctttgccaagaaaactccaaaagaggtGATCAAGATttggatatgactaaaaaaattactaaacaataacaaaccGCATTCTATTCTCTAtgataagctgcagagaagggaaCAACCTGCATTGATTGAGGAACTTTCCATAACTCCTACTTCCTtatgttaatgaaatcacaggtctagctTCTATCCCTATTCATAAATAAAAGTGCCATTTATTTGGCAGCTCAGGAGTACAAAATCTGCGACaggaaaatcaattaagagaaaagaagggatttAAAGTGAGGCTTTTTTCTTGCTCACAATTCTTTGCAGAGCAGCTTTGACATCCTTATTTCTTAGAGAATAAATCAGAGGATTCAGCATTGGAGTGACAAGGGTGTAACAAACAGAAGCTATTTTACGTAACTCAGGGTTGTCAGGAGGTATGACATACACAAAAAAGACAGTCCCGTAGAGCAAACTTACAACCCCCAGGTGAGAACTACAGGTGGAGAAGGCTTTCTTTCGGCCCTCTGTAGAGCGGATTTTCAATATGGTAGATACAATGTAAGTGTAGGATACCAGGATGACTACAATTGTGGGAAAAATAATGACTCCAGCCAAAGTTAACGACACCATcttgtggaaaaaaatattagaacagGAGATTCTTTCCATTGGGTGGGAATCACAGTAGAAATCATCAATGACCCGAGAggcacagaaagacagagagaaggtcaTGCTTACTTGGAGAATGGCCGTAAACCAGCCACAAAAATAGGAACCCAACACGAGCTGGGTGCAAAAGCATCTTGACATGCGGACAGTATAGAGCAGAGGAGAGCAGATGGCTACGAAGCGGTCATAGGCCATAGCTGACAAGACAAAGCCTTCTGTAACCATGAACAGGGCAAAGAGGAACAGCTGGATCACACAGCCTGTGAAGGAGATGGTATTTCTCATAGATAAGATATTGGCCATGGCCTTTAGTGCTATGGCAGAGGAGCAAGAGAGGTCAATGAAGGACAGGTTGCCTAGGAAGAAATACATTGGTGTGTTCAGCCGAGGGTCAATCAGGATAAGAGTTATTATGCCAGCATTTCCCAGAAAGACCATGCtatagagaaacagaaaaagcaggaagaggagagaatggagctCTGGGCGGATTCGGAATCCTACAAGAATGAAGTCGGTCACCACTGAATGGTTGTCTGTTCCCCTGTCATTCATGGCAAAGACCTGCTGAGGGACACAAGTCAAGGCgaaaagtcaagtcaataagcatttttaatgcctactatgtgccaggcactatgcaaagctcTGTGgatgaaaagcaaagcaaagcagtcctgccctcaaggacctcaaaATCTTTCAGCTTTGATCCTATTGTCATCAAGAATAACTTGCACAGATGACCCCTCTCTACACCTGCTTACCTTTTCACTTAATCTGCAGCATAATTGTATAGATCTGTATGGTGTAAACcttgctttattttccttttaaaatggccatttcatgtttttttttcttctctgtaatcCATTATTCCCACTTTAGGGCTTACTTGCCCTAATTTGCCTCATCCTATAATAGATCAGACAGCAAGAAGAACAGAATGGAATATGTTATTGATGGAGGTTGTAAAATCACCTTCTCCACTGatttttagaaataagaaaataggaCCAATGCTTTTATTCTTGAACAaggct
It includes:
- the LOC118849699 gene encoding olfactory receptor 9K2-like; this translates as MNDRGTDNHSVVTDFILVGFRIRPELHSLLFLLFLFLYSMVFLGNAGIITLILIDPRLNTPMYFFLGNLSFIDLSCSSAIALKAMANILSMRNTISFTGCVIQLFLFALFMVTEGFVLSAMAYDRFVAICSPLLYTVRMSRCFCTQLVLGSYFCGWFTAILQVSMTFSLSFCASRVIDDFYCDSHPMERISCSNIFFHKMVSLTLAGVIIFPTIVVILVSYTYIVSTILKIRSTEGRKKAFSTCSSHLGVVSLLYGTVFFVYVIPPDNPELRKIASVCYTLVTPMLNPLIYSLRNKDVKAALQRIVSKKKASL